From the Mycobacterium sp. 155 genome, the window ACGATCGGTGCGTCGTCTCGGGGCTTCTGACCGTCGCGGATCACGACGACGGGGCAGTGCGCATGCCGAATCAGGCTCGAGCTGACCGAGCCGAGCACACGCCGGCTCCATTTGCCGAGACCTCGGCTGCCGATAACCAGCAGATCGGCATGCCGCGCACGGTCGACGAGCGTACCGACCGAGTTGCCGGAAACGATCTCGCTGCTTATGTGCAACGGTTCACCACCAGCGGTGACCTTGTTCGCGACGTCCCGCGCCGCAGCCACGATCTCCTGTCCGCGCTTTTCCTGCCCGGTCCAGTAATCGTCGGGCAAGCCCATGTCGAGCCAGGCCGGCGCGGCCGCCATCGGCAGCACATGGATGAACGTCAGTGGGACACGGCGCAGGGCAGCGTCGCGCGCGGCCCACGCCACGGCCGCATCGGACGACGAGGATCCATCGACCCCGACCACGATGCCATGCCGAACCGGTGCTTCGGACATCTGAATCTCCTTTGCTCGTAAAGGCTTTACAACTGATCGGCGGCGCGACAGATCAGCACCGGCACCGAGCTGTGATGCAGCATGTTGAGGCTGGTAGACCCGAGCACAGTGCCGGCCACCGCATTGCGGCCCCTGGTTCCCACCGCGATGAGCTGAGCGTCGGCGGCATGCTGAAACACTGCCTTGGCCGGAGACACCGCTTCGACAAAGCACTTCGCGTCGACCGACGGGTGCGTCCTGTTCGCGATGTCGACA encodes:
- a CDS encoding universal stress protein, translated to MSEAPVRHGIVVGVDGSSSSDAAVAWAARDAALRRVPLTFIHVLPMAAAPAWLDMGLPDDYWTGQEKRGQEIVAAARDVANKVTAGGEPLHISSEIVSGNSVGTLVDRARHADLLVIGSRGLGKWSRRVLGSVSSSLIRHAHCPVVVIRDGQKPRDDAPIVVGVDGSPASELATEIAFDEASRRGVELVVVHTWNDVDYEFPDVKWTDLKPREDRAVSEQLAGWCERYPDVVVRRELMRDRPAQQLVEQSEGAQLVVVGCRGRGGFVGMMLGSVSAAVVESVQVPVIVARGSAETGS